The following proteins are encoded in a genomic region of Pseudomonadota bacterium:
- a CDS encoding HD domain-containing protein: MPGSRINIDTLIEIVSRGGAVKTGVDIINRKGLLLLEKDVLVTKVKTLLLIKHSGVYDIPIHPELAGGVWDNKGRQMSFGATPPRKQEKKAAPAPRSEIEKKIQTINQLKKEASVRYEKAKESTKQVFTDIKKTGGEIDLGLVKQTVQELFDFLTVNESAFSYLTKEILNYDDYLYNHSINVCTIGTAILNRFNDNFSEAINKHLVSVFESTIDYEDESTVSYVNYLPADMQDVSLGFFMHDIGKILIPDKILNKKGPLTAEEFEIVKTHSYEKGVEILEKNKIDNPYTRNIAKYHHSALFVGEDRCYPQNRLPIEIPLYVKICKLADIYDAMTSKRCYKDACNPTTVVTDIFRRYAEKDHILQFMLHSFVKSIGIYPPGSIVTLNNNQLAYVMDSSGPLVIPFTDTKGDALKKQSAPINLAEQVGREELQINRRKPLNAPIEVYDKLPSYLKSAAPLEK, translated from the coding sequence ATGCCAGGAAGCAGAATCAATATTGACACCCTTATAGAAATTGTTTCACGGGGCGGGGCGGTCAAAACCGGGGTTGATATTATAAACAGGAAAGGGCTTCTTCTTCTTGAAAAGGATGTGCTGGTCACCAAGGTGAAAACCCTTCTGCTGATCAAGCACAGCGGGGTGTATGATATTCCGATTCATCCGGAGTTGGCGGGCGGCGTCTGGGACAATAAAGGCAGGCAAATGTCTTTTGGTGCAACTCCGCCCCGGAAACAAGAGAAGAAAGCCGCCCCCGCCCCCAGGTCGGAGATTGAAAAGAAGATTCAGACCATCAATCAGCTGAAAAAAGAGGCATCGGTCCGCTACGAAAAGGCCAAGGAAAGCACCAAACAGGTTTTCACCGACATCAAAAAGACCGGCGGAGAGATCGATCTGGGGCTTGTCAAGCAAACCGTTCAGGAACTCTTTGATTTTCTGACTGTTAACGAGAGTGCTTTTTCCTATCTTACAAAGGAAATACTGAATTATGACGACTATCTGTATAATCATTCGATTAATGTCTGCACCATCGGCACCGCTATTTTAAACAGGTTTAATGATAATTTCAGCGAGGCGATAAACAAGCATCTTGTCAGTGTTTTTGAAAGCACAATCGATTATGAGGATGAGAGCACGGTCTCCTACGTAAATTATCTGCCGGCGGACATGCAGGATGTCTCGTTGGGTTTTTTCATGCATGATATTGGTAAAATTCTGATCCCTGACAAAATTCTCAACAAGAAAGGGCCGTTGACCGCCGAAGAGTTTGAAATAGTCAAAACCCATTCCTATGAAAAAGGCGTTGAGATACTTGAAAAAAATAAGATAGATAATCCCTACACCAGGAATATTGCCAAGTATCATCACAGCGCCTTGTTTGTCGGTGAAGATCGTTGTTATCCCCAGAACCGGCTTCCCATTGAAATACCCCTCTATGTGAAGATATGTAAACTTGCGGACATCTATGACGCGATGACCTCCAAGAGGTGTTACAAGGATGCTTGCAATCCCACGACCGTGGTCACCGATATTTTCCGCAGATATGCGGAGAAAGATCATATTCTGCAGTTCATGCTGCACTCTTTTGTCAAGTCAATCGGGATTTATCCACCGGGAAGCATTGTGACGTTGAATAATAATCAACTTGCTTATGTTATGGACAGCAGCGGGCCGCTGGTCATTCCTTTTACCGATACAAAAGGGGATGCCTTGAAAAAGCAATCCGCGCCGATTAATCTCGCTGAACAAGTGGGCAGGGAAGAGTTGCAGATTAACAGACGCAAACCGCTTAATGCGCCCATTGAAGTCTACGATAAACTTCCCTCGTATCTGAAGTCGGCTGCTCCTCTGGAAAAGTAA